A genomic region of Pyrus communis chromosome 14, drPyrComm1.1, whole genome shotgun sequence contains the following coding sequences:
- the LOC137715169 gene encoding ankyrin repeat-containing protein At5g02620, translating to MEAEAAPAEQPQAAAQPTLSRKKMTKQLTGKRDDTPLHSAARSGRMAVVMDILENTEEGELKELLAKQNSSDETALYVAAEYGYVDLVREMIKYYDLADAGIKARNGFDAFHIAAKQGDMDVLNVLMEAHPELTMTVDLSNTTALHTAAMQGHIEVVNFLLEAGSSLATIARSNGKTALHSAARNGHLEVVKALLDKEPGIATRVDKKGQTALHMAAKGQNLEVVEQLIKADPSLINMVDGKDNTALHIATRKGRAEIVKMLLEHSETNTKAVNKSAETALDTAEKTGNPDIKAFLQERGVQSAKEIKPQATNPARELKQTVSDIKHEVHHQLEHTRQTRRRVQGIAKRLHKMHTEGLNNAINSNTVVAVLIATVTFAAIFQIPGQYVDDPEDIPAGQSLGEANIAPKLAFIIFFIFDSIALFISLAVVVVQTSVVVIESKAKKQMMAIINKLMWLACVLVSVAFLALSFVVVGRQTWLAIGVTIIGTVIMAATLGTMCFWVVRHRIEAKNMRSIRRSSLDSRSRSWSLSAVMSESELLNNDYKKMYAI from the exons ATGGAGGCAGAAGCGGCCCCGGCTGAGCAGCCGCAGGCGGCGGCGCAGCCAACCTTGTCCCGGAAAAAGATGACCAAGCAGTTAACGGGAAAGCGCGACGATACGCCTTTACATTCCGCGGCGAGGTCAGGAAGGATGGCGGTGGTGATGGATATCCTTGAAAATACAGAAGAGGGTGAGTTGAAGGAGTTATTGGCAAAGCAAAACTCATCTGATGAAACAGCACTATATGTTGCTGCAGAATATGGTTATGTTGATTTGGTCAGGGAGATGATCAAGTACTATGATCTCGCCGACGCCGGAATCAAGGCGAGAAACGGGTTTGATGCGTTCCACATTGCTGCCAAACAAGGGGATATGG ATGTGTTGAATGTGCTTATGGAGGCTCATCCGGAACTGACTATGACGGTGGATCTATCAAACACCACGGCTTTGCACACAGCTGCGATGCAAGGGCATATCGAGGTGGTGAACTTTCTATTGGAGGCAGGAAGCAGCCTGGCAACCATTGCTAGAAGTAATGGAAAAACCGCGCTGCATTCTGCAGCGAGAAATGGTCATTTGGAGGTTGTGAAGGCGCTTCTGGACAAGGAGCCTGGTATTGCAACGCGGGTGGATAAGAAGGGGCAGACGGCGCTGCACATGGCGGCTAAGGGGCAGAATCTTGAGGTGGTGGAGCAGTTGATCAAGGCAGATCCTTCTTTGATAAACATGGTGGACGGTAAAGACAACACGGCGTTGCATATAGCTACCCGGAAGGGTAGAGCTGAG ATTGTTAAGATGCTACTCGAACACAGTGAAACCAACACAAAAGCAGTAAACAAGTCTGCAGAAACTGCCCTTGACACTGCCGAGAAAACTGGGAACCCGGACATTAAAGCTTTTCTCCAAGAGCGCGGTGTCCAGAGTGCTAAAGAAATCAAACCACAAGCTACAAACCCAGCTCGAGAGCTGAAACAAACAGTGAGTGACATAAAACACGAAGTCCACCACCAGCTAGAACACACTCGCCAAACCAGAAGACGAGTTCAAGGCATTGCCAAACGCCTTCACAAAATGCACACGGAAGGCCTCAACAATGCCATAAACTCCAACACTGTCGTTGCTGTCCTCATAGCCACGGTCACCTTTGCAGCTATTTTCCAAATCCCTGGCCAATACGTTGATGACCCCGAAGACATTCCTGCGGGGCAGTCACTTGGCGAGGCAAACATCGCTCCCAAACTCGCCTTCATAATCTTCTTCATCTTCGACTCCATTGCGCTCTTCATTTCTCTGGCTGTTGTGGTGGTGCAAACTTCTGTTGTGGTGATCGAGAGCAAGGCGAAGAAGCAGATGATGGCAATCATCAACAAGCTAATGTGGTTGGCTTGTGTGCTTGTTTCCGTGGCATTTCTGGCGCTCTCTTTTGTTGTGGTGGGTCGTCAGACATGGCTAGCAATTGGAGTAACAATCATAGGAACTGTAATTATGGCTGCAACTCTGGGAACCATGTGTTTCTGGGTAGTTAGGCATCGGATTGAGGCGAAGAACATGAGAAGCATTCGGAGATCATCGTTGGACAGCAGATCGCGCTCGTGGTCTTTGTCTGCAGTAATGTCTGAATCTGAGCTGCTCAACAATGACTATAAGAAGATGTATGCAATTTGA